The Altererythrobacter sp. ZODW24 genome window below encodes:
- a CDS encoding lysophospholipid acyltransferase family protein: MTEAQSAIPERDISAAGWVLVTFRVVLMLILLVVCTPLHFLWKLVGAGRFWPRTFLAGVGAIAGLHIKQEGKRRRHSLILANHVSWLDIPALAHATGTAFVAQDGLAAFPFLKWLCEMNETVFIARHDRNRIADQVAQVKAAMDQSGSLTIFPEGTTSDGDDLLPFKSALLSAVDPFPEGAVMQPVLLKYEDGPSFAWVGTEPGLDNFLKVLARTKPIRLTIHFLEPITGDALENRKSMTHTARSAMLAKLAA; encoded by the coding sequence CGCCATCCCTGAGCGGGATATCAGCGCCGCCGGGTGGGTGCTCGTCACCTTCAGAGTCGTTTTGATGCTGATTTTGCTGGTCGTTTGTACACCGCTGCATTTCCTCTGGAAACTGGTTGGCGCAGGCAGGTTCTGGCCCCGCACATTCCTTGCCGGTGTCGGCGCAATCGCCGGACTGCATATCAAACAAGAAGGCAAACGCAGGCGGCATTCGCTGATACTGGCGAACCATGTCAGTTGGCTCGACATACCTGCCCTCGCCCATGCCACCGGTACTGCCTTTGTTGCGCAGGACGGCTTAGCCGCCTTCCCGTTTCTAAAATGGCTTTGCGAGATGAACGAGACTGTTTTCATCGCAAGGCATGATCGCAACCGGATCGCTGACCAAGTCGCGCAGGTGAAAGCGGCAATGGACCAAAGCGGATCCCTGACAATATTTCCCGAAGGCACAACCAGCGACGGCGATGACCTGCTACCGTTCAAGAGCGCTCTGCTATCGGCAGTCGATCCATTTCCGGAAGGCGCGGTGATGCAGCCTGTGCTGCTCAAATATGAAGACGGACCTTCCTTCGCGTGGGTCGGCACCGAACCGGGGCTTGATAATTTCTTGAAGGTTCTTGCGCGCACCAAGCCCATTCGGCTGACAATTCACTTCCTTGAGCCAATAACAGGCGATGCGCTGGAAAACCGCAAGTCGATGACCCATACAGCGCGCAGCGCCATGCTGGCGAAGCTGGCCGCATAA
- the miaB gene encoding tRNA (N6-isopentenyl adenosine(37)-C2)-methylthiotransferase MiaB, whose product MRNTEQPKTYRVKSFGCQMNVYDGERMGELLSEQGITAAPEGEDADLVVLNTCHIREKAAEKVYSDIGRLTKGKTQKKAPMIAVAGCVAQAEGEEIMARSPSVSMVVGPQAYHRLPEMIAGAVSGKRMTDTDMPADAKFAALPQRKKSAPSAFLTIQEGCDKFCTYCVVPYTRGAEISRPYAALVDEAKMLVDGGAREITLLGQNVSAWSGEDDKGRAIGMAGLIRAIAAIPDVARIRYMTSHPADMDEDLISAHGEVSKLMPFLHLPVQSGNDRILKAMNRSHSAESYLKLLERFRAARPDLALSGDFIVGFPGETDAEFEDTLKIVDAVGYAQAYSFKYSPRPGTPAATMDDQVPMDVMDERLQRLQASLRRDQQAFNDASIGKTCEVLVERKGKLEGQWLGKSPWLQSVHFTADVAIGDVVKAELIQAGQNSLGARVLENVNA is encoded by the coding sequence ATGCGCAACACAGAGCAACCCAAGACTTACCGGGTCAAAAGCTTCGGCTGTCAGATGAACGTCTATGATGGCGAGCGTATGGGTGAGCTACTCAGCGAACAAGGCATCACCGCAGCACCCGAAGGCGAAGACGCCGACCTGGTCGTGCTCAATACCTGCCACATCCGCGAAAAAGCTGCCGAGAAAGTCTATTCCGATATCGGCCGCCTGACCAAGGGCAAGACCCAGAAGAAAGCGCCGATGATCGCGGTTGCCGGCTGTGTCGCTCAGGCGGAAGGCGAAGAGATTATGGCGCGTTCACCATCGGTGTCGATGGTCGTTGGACCGCAGGCCTATCACCGCCTACCTGAAATGATTGCTGGCGCGGTAAGCGGCAAGCGCATGACCGATACGGATATGCCAGCCGACGCGAAATTCGCAGCCTTGCCTCAGCGCAAAAAATCGGCTCCGTCAGCCTTTCTGACCATCCAAGAAGGCTGCGATAAATTCTGCACCTATTGCGTGGTGCCTTATACCCGCGGCGCTGAAATCTCGCGGCCGTATGCTGCTCTGGTCGATGAAGCGAAAATGCTGGTCGATGGCGGCGCGCGCGAGATTACGTTGCTCGGCCAAAATGTCAGCGCGTGGAGCGGTGAGGACGATAAAGGCCGCGCCATTGGAATGGCGGGCTTGATCCGCGCGATTGCCGCAATCCCCGACGTTGCCCGCATCCGCTACATGACCAGCCACCCTGCGGATATGGACGAAGATTTGATCTCCGCCCACGGTGAGGTGAGCAAGCTGATGCCGTTTCTCCACCTTCCGGTGCAGTCAGGCAATGACCGCATCCTCAAAGCCATGAACCGAAGCCACAGCGCGGAGAGCTATTTGAAACTGCTTGAACGTTTCCGCGCCGCACGCCCCGATCTGGCGCTATCGGGCGACTTCATCGTCGGCTTCCCGGGTGAAACTGACGCAGAGTTCGAAGACACGCTGAAGATCGTCGACGCGGTTGGCTACGCACAGGCCTACAGTTTCAAGTACTCCCCTCGCCCCGGCACCCCAGCCGCGACGATGGACGATCAAGTCCCGATGGACGTGATGGATGAGCGTCTGCAACGCCTTCAAGCATCACTGCGCCGCGACCAGCAAGCCTTCAACGACGCGAGCATCGGCAAGACCTGCGAAGTCCTGGTCGAGCGCAAAGGCAAGCTGGAAGGCCAATGGCTGGGCAAGTCCCCGTGGCTGCAATCAGTGCACTTTACCGCCGATGTCGCGATTGGCGATGTGGTGAAGGCTGAGTTGATTCAGGCTGGTCAGAACTCTTTGGGCGCGCGTGTTTTAGAGAACGTGAACGCCTAA
- a CDS encoding PhoH family protein translates to MARKTVRAATAAPSKPAAKPANDAAEERASVELTFDDQSLLVPLFGQFDANLVQVENRLGVFVAARGNKVLIEGPEEAVGRARDVLDAMREKLSMGQEIDAGAIDALIAMSNEPTLEGIVKGTPDHPPIMIRTRRKTIVPRSAKQAEYMEQLVRDDVIFALGPAGTGKTYVAVAQAVSQLITGSVQRLILSRPAVEAGEKLGFLPGDMKDKVDPYLRPLYDALNDCMPPEQVERRIASGEIEIAPIAFMRGRTLADSFIILDEAQNTTREQMKMFLTRFGQNSRMVVCGDPKQVDIPGGDRMSGLADAVGRLEGVEDISVTRFSASDVVRHPIVGRIVEAYEGPDA, encoded by the coding sequence ATGGCTCGTAAGACAGTCCGGGCGGCCACAGCCGCGCCATCCAAGCCCGCCGCCAAGCCTGCGAATGATGCCGCCGAAGAACGCGCATCGGTGGAGCTTACATTTGATGATCAGTCGCTGCTGGTCCCGCTTTTCGGACAATTCGACGCGAACCTGGTGCAGGTCGAAAACCGCCTCGGCGTATTCGTTGCTGCGCGCGGCAATAAGGTTTTGATCGAAGGGCCCGAAGAAGCCGTTGGGCGCGCACGCGATGTACTTGATGCCATGCGTGAGAAGCTGTCGATGGGGCAAGAAATCGACGCAGGCGCGATTGATGCGCTGATCGCCATGTCCAACGAGCCCACGCTCGAGGGCATCGTCAAAGGCACGCCCGATCACCCTCCAATTATGATCCGCACGCGCCGCAAGACCATCGTGCCCCGCTCTGCCAAACAGGCTGAGTATATGGAGCAGCTGGTCCGCGATGATGTGATTTTCGCGCTCGGTCCAGCAGGTACCGGCAAGACATACGTGGCTGTGGCTCAGGCCGTCAGCCAGCTCATCACCGGCAGCGTGCAGCGCCTGATCCTCTCGCGCCCAGCGGTTGAGGCAGGCGAGAAACTTGGCTTCCTGCCCGGTGATATGAAGGACAAGGTCGATCCCTATCTGCGCCCGCTTTATGATGCGCTGAATGATTGCATGCCGCCCGAACAGGTCGAGCGGCGGATCGCCAGCGGCGAGATCGAGATTGCCCCCATTGCCTTTATGCGCGGGCGGACACTGGCGGATAGCTTCATCATCCTCGATGAGGCGCAGAACACCACGCGCGAACAGATGAAGATGTTCCTCACTCGCTTCGGCCAGAACAGCCGCATGGTCGTGTGCGGTGACCCTAAGCAGGTAGACATCCCCGGCGGCGACCGCATGAGCGGCCTCGCCGATGCAGTCGGACGTCTCGAAGGTGTGGAAGACATCTCCGTCACGCGCTTCAGCGCCTCAGACGTTGTGCGCCATCCCATCGTGGGTCGGATTGTCGAAGCCTATGAGGGACCGGACGCCTGA
- the ybeY gene encoding rRNA maturation RNase YbeY, giving the protein MNLEVDIEHWPAADWEKLAERAAEAIGTCAPELANPLLHTSLLFTSDEEVHALNREWRERDKPTNVLSFPMLERDYLQGLSPEGPPELLGDVAMAHETCAREAAEKGIALEDHAAHLIIHGLLHLAGHDHEISTADAVEMEALETKALALMGIADPYGDRETDGEN; this is encoded by the coding sequence ATGAACCTCGAAGTCGATATCGAACATTGGCCCGCCGCTGATTGGGAAAAGCTGGCCGAACGCGCCGCAGAAGCCATCGGCACCTGCGCGCCTGAGCTTGCCAATCCGCTACTGCATACCAGCCTGTTATTCACCTCGGACGAGGAAGTTCACGCGCTCAACCGGGAATGGCGCGAGCGGGACAAGCCGACCAATGTGCTGTCTTTCCCCATGCTTGAACGGGACTACCTTCAGGGGCTCTCACCAGAGGGGCCACCTGAACTTCTTGGCGACGTCGCCATGGCGCATGAGACCTGCGCGCGCGAAGCTGCCGAAAAGGGCATCGCGCTGGAGGACCATGCCGCGCATTTGATTATTCACGGCCTGCTGCATCTGGCGGGCCATGATCATGAGATATCCACCGCAGATGCCGTGGAAATGGAGGCGCTGGAGACGAAGGCGCTTGCGCTGATGGGTATTGCGGACCCATATGGGGACCGTGAGACAGATGGAGAGAATTGA
- a CDS encoding hemolysin family protein: MPDTDTGPNGASGEPESRNGLWLAIRKFFGAGESDQSLRAQIEEAIDEHEGENPESDTETTNGDLSGIERQMVRNLLHFSEHDADDVAIPRGEIIAVPASATWEELVEQFAEHGHSRLPVYREKLDEVIGMIHIKDVFPFLARKETPPADWTTLMRQPLYVPQARGALDVLADMRAHRMHLAVVVDEYSGTDGLITIEDLVEEIVGDIEDEHDEVPEVLIASIGEGMWDADARVELEDVAEQVDPRLSEVEGAVDTLGGLAFVLAGQVPEVGDIMEHESGWQIEVTAGDETHVTRLRLHPPGEDKRADEAG, encoded by the coding sequence ATGCCCGACACTGACACTGGCCCCAATGGGGCTTCCGGAGAGCCGGAGAGTAGGAACGGGCTGTGGCTCGCTATCCGCAAATTCTTCGGGGCCGGCGAAAGCGACCAGAGCCTCCGCGCGCAGATCGAAGAAGCGATCGACGAGCATGAGGGTGAAAATCCCGAAAGCGACACCGAAACCACCAATGGCGACCTGTCAGGCATTGAGCGCCAGATGGTCCGCAACTTGCTGCATTTCAGCGAACATGATGCCGATGACGTCGCAATTCCCCGCGGCGAGATCATTGCTGTGCCTGCCTCTGCCACGTGGGAAGAACTGGTCGAACAATTCGCCGAGCACGGCCATTCGCGTCTCCCGGTCTATCGCGAGAAGCTGGATGAAGTCATCGGGATGATCCACATCAAGGATGTGTTCCCCTTCCTCGCCCGCAAAGAAACCCCGCCCGCAGATTGGACCACTTTGATGCGCCAACCGCTCTATGTGCCGCAAGCACGCGGCGCGCTGGACGTGCTGGCCGATATGCGCGCGCACCGCATGCATCTGGCTGTCGTGGTCGATGAATATTCTGGCACGGACGGCCTCATTACCATCGAAGATCTGGTCGAAGAAATCGTCGGCGATATCGAAGACGAACATGACGAGGTACCCGAAGTCCTGATCGCATCCATCGGCGAAGGCATGTGGGACGCCGACGCCCGCGTCGAGCTGGAAGATGTCGCCGAGCAGGTCGATCCGCGCCTTTCCGAAGTCGAAGGCGCTGTCGATACGCTTGGCGGTCTGGCCTTCGTACTGGCGGGCCAAGTGCCTGAAGTCGGCGATATTATGGAGCATGAAAGCGGGTGGCAAATCGAAGTTACCGCTGGTGACGAGACCCATGTCACGCGCCTGCGCCTCCACCCACCAGGTGAAGACAAGCGCGCCGACGAAGCGGGTTAA
- a CDS encoding LysR substrate-binding domain-containing protein — MVGRRILPPLRALEAFMRTVRLGSAKAAATELGLSPSALSRRITNLEEFTGRKLFTRASQSMALTDEGRAFFAAISPHLDALAEAVGSQSDNLGLLRLRLGVLPLFGSQRLFPRLPELRKLHPRLHIDVDTGPHLDERVGDTLDAAIILTQEPDPSLHSVRLDHNTVHAICSSTLAEQIGTNPDMAALNRQTFMIHNELPDSFIAWKDAVGMHDLDPVAIDHYDSGQLILEAAAQGLGIAIMHDDHMARAADDRLAKLFDIEVKSPYSYWFICKPKALELRPVRLFHDWLVDAGL; from the coding sequence ATGGTCGGTCGCCGGATTCTCCCTCCCCTCCGCGCTCTCGAAGCGTTTATGCGCACTGTTCGCTTGGGCTCGGCCAAGGCTGCAGCGACGGAACTCGGCCTCAGCCCCAGCGCATTGTCGCGGCGGATTACCAATCTCGAAGAATTTACCGGGCGCAAACTGTTCACGCGCGCCAGCCAGTCGATGGCGCTAACCGACGAAGGCCGCGCCTTCTTCGCCGCTATCTCACCGCATCTCGATGCACTGGCAGAAGCTGTCGGCAGTCAATCGGACAATCTGGGACTGCTGCGCCTGAGGCTCGGCGTGTTGCCGCTATTTGGCAGCCAGCGCCTGTTCCCCCGCCTGCCAGAACTGCGCAAACTGCATCCGCGCCTGCATATCGATGTCGATACCGGCCCCCATCTCGACGAGCGCGTCGGCGATACGCTGGATGCGGCGATTATCTTGACGCAGGAACCTGATCCGTCGCTGCATTCAGTACGACTCGACCACAACACGGTGCACGCCATTTGCAGCAGCACGCTGGCTGAGCAGATCGGCACCAACCCCGATATGGCTGCGCTCAATCGCCAGACCTTCATGATCCACAACGAGCTGCCTGACAGCTTCATCGCGTGGAAGGATGCGGTCGGCATGCATGATCTCGATCCGGTCGCGATTGATCACTACGATTCCGGGCAGCTGATCCTCGAGGCCGCTGCTCAAGGCCTCGGCATTGCCATTATGCATGATGACCACATGGCGCGCGCCGCTGATGACCGCCTGGCCAAGCTGTTCGATATCGAGGTTAAGAGCCCCTACAGCTACTGGTTTATCTGTAAGCCGAAAGCTCTGGAACTACGCCCGGTCCGGCTGTTCCACGACTGGCTGGTTGACGCAGGTTTGTGA
- a CDS encoding cytochrome c, with protein MFVISLPILIAGCNTVTPAESEPQAVTAPQVKKQSDLPADPVRGLTFAQTYCSACHAVTADQMSPDPRAPSFAEIANARGLTGDSLTVWLTDSHNYPDVMTFEIQTENIDDLSAYMLELQDPDYEPPIG; from the coding sequence ATGTTCGTAATTAGTCTGCCAATTCTGATCGCTGGCTGTAACACAGTCACACCGGCGGAGAGCGAGCCGCAAGCCGTCACAGCGCCTCAAGTGAAGAAGCAAAGCGACCTGCCTGCCGATCCGGTTCGCGGACTCACTTTTGCACAGACCTATTGTTCGGCCTGCCACGCAGTCACTGCAGACCAAATGTCGCCCGATCCACGCGCGCCTTCATTCGCAGAGATAGCCAATGCCCGCGGCCTCACAGGTGATAGTCTGACGGTCTGGTTGACAGATTCCCACAATTATCCCGATGTCATGACCTTCGAGATACAGACAGAAAATATCGACGATCTGTCGGCCTATATGCTGGAATTACAGGATCCGGATTACGAACCGCCAATTGGATAA
- a CDS encoding peptidylprolyl isomerase, which translates to MADQKLTLTTESGDIVIKLRPDLAPGHVERITQLAKDGFYDGVIFHRVIPGFMAQGGDPTGTGMGGSDHADLKAEFNSEPHVRGTCSMARSQMPDSANSQFFICFDDAHFLDGQYTAWGNVEEGMEHVDALPKGEPPASPGKIVKATIS; encoded by the coding sequence ATGGCTGACCAGAAGCTCACCCTCACTACCGAAAGCGGCGATATTGTTATCAAGCTGCGCCCCGATCTGGCCCCCGGCCATGTCGAGCGGATTACCCAGCTGGCCAAGGACGGCTTTTACGATGGTGTGATTTTCCACCGCGTGATCCCAGGCTTCATGGCGCAGGGCGGCGATCCGACCGGAACCGGCATGGGCGGCAGCGACCACGCTGATCTGAAGGCTGAGTTCAACAGTGAACCCCATGTTCGCGGCACCTGCAGCATGGCGCGAAGCCAAATGCCGGACAGCGCGAACAGCCAGTTCTTCATCTGCTTCGACGATGCCCATTTCCTGGACGGTCAGTACACCGCATGGGGTAATGTCGAAGAAGGCATGGAACATGTCGACGCTCTGCCTAAGGGCGAGCCACCCGCGAGCCCGGGCAAGATCGTGAAAGCGACAATTAGCTAA
- the mgtE gene encoding magnesium transporter: MADKDHDDLAPFSAQLDPQKAEHEPRPDDRVDDERLDEENTLKPEYVRSVEDALEADDQPLVYELVEPLHPADIADLFELLEPDERRELASAITDLMSSEVVAELNDYVREDMMEELPADAVAEIAEQLETDDAVQLIEDLDEEDQAAVLAEMEPEDRAAIESALSYPEETAGRLMQRDMVAVPEHLTVGELLDFLRADRELPNDFLEVFVVDARHTPVGTCQLSWILRTPRDVALGDVMKRDQTLIPVMMDQEEAALMFQKYALISAAVVDESGRLVGQITVDDIVHIISEEAGEDALLMSGAGEGDINEPIREAYSSRVRWLVANLGTALVASLIIAAFGAAIEQLVALAILMPIVASIGGNAGTQTMAVAVRAIAMNQLTRSNTKRILLKELRVALLNGATIAVLIGVATALIFTPMLGAVIAAAMIINVVTSGLAGVIVPVAFDRMGQDPAVASSVFVTMITDSMGFFAFLGLAVATGVTG, from the coding sequence ATGGCCGATAAAGACCACGACGACTTGGCCCCGTTCAGTGCCCAACTTGATCCGCAAAAGGCGGAGCATGAGCCGCGCCCGGATGACCGCGTCGATGACGAGCGGCTGGATGAAGAAAACACGCTGAAGCCCGAATATGTCCGCAGCGTGGAAGATGCGCTGGAGGCTGATGATCAGCCGCTGGTCTATGAGCTGGTCGAACCGCTCCACCCTGCCGATATCGCCGACCTTTTCGAGCTGCTAGAACCTGACGAGCGCCGAGAGCTTGCCTCTGCCATCACCGATCTGATGTCGAGCGAAGTGGTCGCCGAGCTCAACGATTATGTCCGCGAGGACATGATGGAAGAACTGCCCGCAGATGCAGTCGCCGAAATCGCCGAACAGCTGGAGACCGATGACGCGGTTCAGCTGATCGAAGATCTCGACGAAGAGGACCAAGCCGCCGTTTTGGCCGAGATGGAGCCGGAAGACCGCGCTGCCATCGAAAGCGCGCTGTCCTATCCCGAAGAGACCGCTGGCCGGTTGATGCAGCGCGATATGGTGGCGGTGCCTGAGCACCTGACCGTGGGCGAGTTGCTCGACTTCCTTCGCGCCGACCGCGAGCTACCAAACGACTTCCTCGAAGTGTTTGTCGTCGATGCACGTCATACGCCCGTTGGCACCTGCCAGCTCAGCTGGATTCTCCGCACCCCGCGCGACGTTGCACTGGGCGATGTGATGAAGCGCGACCAGACCCTGATTCCTGTGATGATGGATCAGGAAGAGGCAGCGCTGATGTTCCAGAAATACGCGCTGATCTCTGCCGCTGTGGTGGACGAGTCCGGGCGTTTGGTTGGCCAGATTACCGTCGACGATATCGTCCACATCATCTCCGAAGAAGCGGGTGAAGATGCCCTGCTGATGTCGGGCGCGGGTGAAGGCGACATCAACGAACCAATCCGCGAAGCCTATAGCAGCCGCGTGCGCTGGCTGGTGGCGAACCTTGGCACTGCGCTGGTCGCGTCGCTGATCATCGCGGCGTTTGGCGCAGCCATTGAGCAGTTAGTGGCGCTCGCAATCCTGATGCCGATTGTCGCCAGCATCGGCGGCAATGCAGGCACGCAGACCATGGCCGTGGCTGTCCGCGCCATCGCGATGAACCAGCTCACCCGTTCCAACACAAAGCGTATTCTGCTGAAGGAATTGCGCGTTGCGCTGCTCAATGGCGCAACCATCGCGGTGCTGATTGGCGTAGCTACTGCGCTAATCTTCACGCCGATGCTGGGCGCGGTGATCGCGGCTGCGATGATCATCAACGTTGTGACCTCTGGCCTCGCCGGAGTGATCGTGCCGGTTGCGTTCGACCGTATGGGGCAGGATCCCGCCGTGGCCAGCAGTGTGTTCGTGACGATGATCACGGATTCGATGGGCTTCTTCGCGTTTCTTGGCCTTGCCGTTGCAACAGGGGTCACGGGTTAA
- a CDS encoding DUF1489 domain-containing protein: MPLHMTKIAFRSESVHTLRAWLESQGDVARLTTKYRPTRWEEMIGGSLYWIHAHALVGRSPILGFEETGDKRWHILLSPELIGVHPRPKRAHQGWRYLKGDPPPDVAEGEDIGDVLPGKLMGKLNRLGLV, from the coding sequence ATGCCGCTGCACATGACCAAAATCGCCTTCCGCAGCGAGAGTGTGCATACTTTGCGCGCATGGCTCGAAAGTCAGGGTGACGTCGCCCGTCTCACAACCAAATACCGCCCTACCCGCTGGGAAGAGATGATCGGCGGTTCGCTCTACTGGATACACGCCCACGCCCTCGTAGGCCGCAGCCCGATCCTGGGCTTTGAAGAAACCGGCGACAAGCGCTGGCACATCCTGCTTTCACCGGAGCTGATCGGTGTACACCCTCGGCCCAAGCGCGCCCATCAGGGCTGGCGTTATCTCAAGGGCGATCCCCCGCCCGATGTGGCCGAAGGCGAGGATATCGGTGACGTGTTGCCGGGTAAGCTAATGGGTAAGCTGAACCGACTTGGGCTGGTCTGA
- a CDS encoding DsbA family oxidoreductase produces MTKTLTIDIYSDVMCPWCIIGYGQLQQALETLDGEIEADIRWRPFELNPDMAAEGEDRTEHIARKYGRTLDESKGVQSQMREVAGQARVSLDYEGGEEPAPPAMMWNTFDAHKLLTHTLDTYGAEKQMALKLALFRAHFNERRRIGERDVLLDIVEAEGIDRAAASAALDDEALAARVRAEERQAFDSNITGVPAMIVEGKFLIPGAQQPDVYVNALRRVAERA; encoded by the coding sequence ATGACCAAGACGCTGACAATCGACATCTATTCCGATGTGATGTGCCCGTGGTGCATCATCGGATATGGCCAATTGCAACAGGCGTTGGAGACGCTGGACGGCGAGATCGAAGCGGATATTCGCTGGCGTCCCTTCGAACTCAATCCCGATATGGCTGCAGAGGGCGAAGACCGAACGGAGCATATCGCGCGCAAATATGGCCGCACGCTGGATGAGAGCAAAGGCGTCCAGTCACAGATGCGCGAAGTGGCCGGGCAGGCCCGCGTCTCGCTCGACTATGAAGGTGGCGAGGAACCCGCGCCGCCCGCGATGATGTGGAACACCTTTGATGCGCATAAATTGCTGACCCACACGCTAGACACCTATGGTGCGGAAAAGCAGATGGCGCTCAAACTCGCCTTGTTCCGCGCGCACTTCAACGAACGCCGCCGGATTGGCGAGCGCGATGTGTTGCTGGATATTGTGGAGGCAGAAGGCATCGACCGCGCCGCAGCGTCGGCGGCATTGGATGATGAGGCACTCGCCGCCCGCGTTCGCGCAGAGGAACGCCAGGCCTTCGACAGCAACATCACCGGGGTCCCCGCGATGATCGTTGAAGGTAAGTTCCTGATCCCGGGAGCCCAGCAGCCCGATGTGTATGTGAATGCGCTCAGGCGAGTGGCAGAACGGGCCTAG
- the nudC gene encoding NAD(+) diphosphatase has translation MSSLINGPVAAFAGSPLDRADHIRADPDALAGLMDWRAKVLVMEGLEPAITPDGQLVWGTLADVPETAELVFLGLLDGKGCFSAVPEEGAGGPAYAQPRVWNLMQMLSPPDLAIYGAARSLVDWHARHRFCARCGADTKLTKGGWQRNCDACQAQHFPRVDPVTIMLVEHSGRLLLGRQPRFPPRAFSALAGFVEPGETIEEAVAREVHEEAGVHVRDVEYIATQPWPFPSQLMIGCYAEAEGDELTIDTTELEEARWFSREEVEYAMKAGRDGDGTFAPPPREAIANTLLQWWLDR, from the coding sequence GTGAGTTCGCTCATCAATGGGCCAGTAGCGGCCTTCGCAGGATCGCCGCTCGACCGCGCCGACCATATCCGTGCCGATCCGGATGCGCTTGCTGGTCTGATGGACTGGCGCGCGAAAGTGCTGGTGATGGAGGGGTTAGAGCCCGCGATTACGCCTGACGGACAGCTAGTCTGGGGCACGCTGGCCGATGTGCCGGAAACCGCCGAGCTGGTGTTTCTCGGTTTGCTAGATGGCAAGGGATGCTTCTCTGCCGTGCCGGAAGAGGGCGCGGGCGGACCGGCCTATGCCCAGCCGCGCGTGTGGAACCTGATGCAAATGCTCAGCCCGCCAGACCTCGCGATTTATGGCGCGGCGCGCAGTTTGGTCGATTGGCACGCAAGGCACCGCTTTTGTGCGCGCTGCGGTGCGGATACGAAGCTGACCAAGGGCGGTTGGCAGCGCAATTGTGATGCTTGTCAGGCACAGCATTTCCCGCGCGTCGATCCGGTTACGATCATGTTGGTGGAACATAGCGGACGCTTGCTGCTGGGCCGCCAACCGCGCTTCCCACCGCGCGCTTTCTCGGCGCTGGCTGGGTTCGTGGAACCGGGCGAAACCATTGAAGAAGCCGTTGCACGCGAAGTGCATGAGGAGGCGGGGGTCCATGTCCGCGACGTGGAATATATCGCCACGCAGCCTTGGCCGTTTCCCTCGCAGCTTATGATCGGCTGTTATGCAGAGGCCGAAGGCGACGAGTTGACTATCGATACGACCGAGCTGGAGGAAGCCCGCTGGTTCTCCCGTGAAGAGGTCGAATATGCTATGAAAGCAGGTCGCGACGGCGATGGCACATTCGCCCCGCCGCCGCGCGAGGCAATCGCAAACACTCTCTTGCAGTGGTGGCTGGATCGATGA